The Juglans regia cultivar Chandler chromosome 16, Walnut 2.0, whole genome shotgun sequence nucleotide sequence GCCGTGTCATTATGAGACCCAGATAACACAAAACTCTGTGCATCTGCCAATGAGAATTTTAACTCTTGAAGCAGTATTGTGTGGTTCCGAATTTTGACAAGGTATGTGAAGGGATCACCAAGGATGGCATATGGGGGACAGTCCAAACTCACAACCAGAGGAGGTGACTCCACATTTACATCAGGAAGGGTTTGTTTAGTCAAAACCGAAGCTGCTTTTGAACCAGAATCCCTCATCCATGTTACACATGCAGTCCCTAACGTAAGCTTTGAAGAATCATCCTCAGAAATGACCGTAAAAACCTTTTTGAATTCTTCTCCTGGCACAAGAAGGGCAGGTTCCAGAAGGTCTTCACCTTCGTGTTGCACGGAACATGGCCTTCCAGTGTCTTCAATATCTTCTTGAAGAGACATGCCTAGTAATTGCAACGGAACCTCTGCAGAGTTCTTAGCACTAACAAGGAGAATACATGTTTCATTACGAGGCAGTGATGCTGGCAGATCAGAATCAGCGACTGCCTTGATCCTAGACAGCAACAATGGGTCCTGACGAAATGGCAGCATAAACCGATGGCTAATTACAATAGCAGCCTTTCCTTCAATTTGCAAGCTCTTGTGGACATTAACCTTTTGTGCAGTTGATTCAAAGCTATGCGGAGAATAGCCCAACGATACATAAAGCATTACAGGTTTGGGCCGATGCCACTTGATTTCGAGTTTGCAGGACCAAGATTCTCCACATTTCAGAAATGGAACAGAAAACAATCCAAAAGACTTCTGAATTTTATTGATTTCATCCGTATCCATTTGAGTTTCATCCTTTCCTTCTGGAACAGAGATGCCAACAAGCTCAACGTGATGACTATCCAAAGAGTATGCTTCTGTTTCCCTAGGACTAAACAAGCTGCCACCTCTTACATCCACCAGATTGATCTTCAACTCGCCAGAGTAGACTGCATGGCCCACAGAGCTCACAGTAACAGGTACTATGAACCTCTCTCCAACAAGTGCAGGGCCAGAAGCACCTAAATTAAGATCTACTTGCGGGTCCGGTTCTTCAATCTGGGTAGCCTTCTGACCACTGAAGGCTAGAGCAGGATCCTTGGTTGGAGAAGTCTCTACACGGTCTTCATACTTGAAAAGTGGTAAATCCTCCATTGAAGCTGGACTTTCAGCTCTGCAACAGATCGTGAAGTGCGGTCCCATTTTTGCAATAACAGATGTGCATTCAAGTTTTCCACTTTGATCTGAATCAGTCATAAAATATTCTGAACAATTACGAAACAACAAACGgaacatttttttatacaacGATAATATACCTGATTCTGCTATAGGCAGGGTGTCTTTCTAGGATAAAAAATAGTCGAGTAAAAAAGGCAAGCATGGAGTAATTCCTTAAATTGGATCGTAATAATTCAGCTATAGCTAAGGCATCTTTCTAAGCGCAAAAATAGTGGAACCAAAAAGGTCAGCATGGAGCAATTCCTCAAACTGGATCATTAAGTCAAATTTGGCAATAGAATGGGGTGAATCAATTCgtacattttttgaagaaccaGATGGGGAACTTGCACAATTCATGCAATCACAAACTTGGTAActcacaccccccccccccccaagcttCTCTTGTGTAAATTATTTCTTGTGGGTATCAGGAACATGTTCAGTGCCCCCCACCTCACCCACTTTTTCCCCTATAATAGATTGAACCTAGCACACAACCTAAACATAACAGAAATCAGATCAGATAACTGACTTACCAGATTTGACGTCATATGTCAAACGTAGCCATTTGTTTGTAGAAAGTGTCAGAGAAGAAGAAGTCTCTGCTCGGCGGCCTTGTTTATCATCAGCTGTATCAGCAAGAGGAGGTCTTTGGGCATTCATGATGATAAAGTTGCAATTAGATTGATTGAATTGCACTTCTAATTGATCAATTTCAACAGTCAGGGGTAATTGTGATAATAGTGAGAGTGTaatcaaagtgggtgcactggGCTTGATTTTTTGTTCATGAAATGCAACCGAAGCAAGAAGCACCAATCTTAGTGGACTGACAAGATCAATCTCAAGGTGAAGTGGATTATCTACAGTTATTTTGAGATCATTATTGCTCTCAGCTGATGATAGCCCTGATTCCTCAATGACAAGCCCGAAAACATCCTTGTGTATTTCTTCTCTCCGTGCCAAACTTGCAGGGCCAGCTGGATCATTCTCTCTATAGAAAGACTGGGTATCAGTACCAGATGATACTGGAAGCGCAGCCATTTCAAGTGAGTACTCTATAAAATCTTTCACAGTACCATATTTCCTTGCACATTCCCGCAGGTAACCCAAGACTTCCCAAAGCAGAGTGACCCACCCCTCTCGTCTGTACAGACTTGCAATATCATCAAAAAGCTGTTTCGCATTATTAAATTCACCAGCCATATAATATTCCTTGCCAATTTGGAATCCACAGAAAGAGCCCATCCTCTGGACTTTGAGATTACTATATGATTCATAAGATTTTTTCAACAAGGCAATTATTTCATATGAATCTTGAAACCTTTTTCCTTCCGCAACAGCAAAACAGATATATTCTTCATCAGTGAGACTGAAAGCAGGATGAAACAACATCAAGTGTTAGTAAAAGGAAAATTTACTGTTGAAAATAATCAATCTCAGCATTATCTGTGAAGACTTACGGCTGCATAGCAAATTCATCCCCTTGCTCCAGCAATCGAGCAAACTGACCAACATAAGCTGAAGGTACCACAGACTCAGCATTATTATCCATCTCATTGCCAGTTTCTGACATTGAGAGCGCAAGTTCCAAAGAAGCTCTCTTCTCCTTTAAGTAGTGAGCAGCTAACTGTTTCAAGATAAAAAGTCGAGAATCAAGTCAGTGAAAGGTGTAATTAGTTTCAACAAACCCTAAATAGTCCAAATCTCTCTCGAATCCTTTTTCAGGTGACAAAGGTTTGATCTACAGAATCTCTGGAGTTATGCCtttccaaattcaaattttaaataaacacGCAATCTTTAGCTATGTAGCTACTATTCTATCATCCAAGGAGCTTCCCATATAGCAAAAAGGATCCCTCATTACCTCCACGTGCACACAACTAGAGGCACAGATAAACTGTATTTTCCATTTGCCTCCGAAATGCACACGCAAAAGTAAAAAAGGCTGCGCTCACCTGATAGTAATACGCTGGACGAGATTCCCACTCGGACAAAGGTTTGTCAGCTGTACCTAAAACTAGAGATGAAATATTTGCAATGGCTGCTGAACTTTTGTCCAGCAACTCCCCGAATACCAAAAATTGTCTACTCATCCACTCCCAATGAAGAAAGACGGCTTCTGGGGTTCCAACCAGCCTTCTATAAGAAGCATTATGCTGGCGGAACCACGTAACTGCTTCCCCAACCTTTCCACCATGCAATAACAGAGTTGATATCTTGAAATGCAATTGCTCTGCCACAGTTTTTATCTCAACTAACCGTTGAATAGCTGGCAACCTTTTCGATGTACCAACCATCTGTAGTCATAAATATTCATAGAAAGgtcataaaaagtattttatgttttgaaaatattaaaatgactGAAGCATGGATGTGAATTTTTAAAGTACCTCTCGCAGTGTATGATAGGCATCTTCGTAAAATCTCAAAGCTTCAGCCCAATCTCTTCGGAACTCTGCATATACAGCAACCTAGCAATTCACAGCAACATACATTATCTAAACGCATACAAAAAGCAGCATGCATTTGAGAGCAAGGCCCAAAGAGGCGCTCTTACTTTGAAGCAATAACGAATGTGCAACTCAATACTAGAAGAACTAGAGGTCTTCTTTTCAATACGCAATTTAATCCGTTTTCCTTCATCTCTGTAATATGTATTCGCCAATTCTGCCAGGGCGGATCCAAGCCTGCTGAGTGACTGTTTGAGCTCGGAGGGCTCGTCCGGCTTAAGGATGACAACGTATTTCGAATCCAGTTCGGCACGCTTGCGTAGGGCAAGCATTCGATCTTCGCCAATATCGTCTGCAAGACAACTCAACCaaatatacaatttaaatcacaaggaGAAAGTGTAGTGGATCCACTGCCCAATTCCAATTAAGCCGGTACATACCTCCATGCGGCACCACCACCAAAAGAAGAAATTTAATGTTTCGGGAACGAAGGACGGCTTTGATTTGATCAAGGAGGGAGCAGACCTGAAGCCACTGGGCGGGGTCGCCGGAGAGCTGATCGGAAGAGAAGAGAGCGGCGAGCACGGAGGGAACCCTAGTGCGGTGCTTGAGGAGCCAATCCCGCTTCAAGATGCCTGGAACGACATGAGCAGGGGAAGGATCGTCGCCTTTGGGGGTCCTAGAGAATAGAGAGACGTTGGAGAAGTCAGGGAGAGCGAGGGTGTTGATTGGTGGCTGCTCTGAATGGAGGTGCTTTGAAATGGCGGCGTGAAGCTCCGGACATCCCACCAGCGATACCAGACTCACCGGCGGTGTCCTTAACTCCTCCGGGTACTCTTCCATTACTTCGCTAGGGATTTCGGAGTGGGAAGGGGTGCTTTTAGATCTGTATCGGTTTAGCTCTCTATAATTTTGTCGTCTTCTCCCCGACTCCACCATAAGGCCCCGATACGCCGGAAGGCTGACCCATTAAATTCCACATCGTattctttatcatttaaaaaataaacaaacaataaacaataatgttaatttcttaatataaatatagtttaaataattttaaaaatcatttcaatgaACACCTactaattagaaaataaaataaaatttctcaattttataCACACTTTAAATCTAATATTCTGGATtagtcaaataaaaaaaaatctaatattctatttttttttataaacagataaaatcaagtaaaatattaatagatcaCATGAGCACATGAtacattaaaaattgaaaaataataaaaagatagaataaatatttgtaaataatattcataagtTATAAGTTGCCTTgtaagtagaataattcaaacTCAAAAGGGTATCAATCAATTTCTCCATTGAGTTactcaaatgaaaaattttatgcagtcattattcactatttcacactccacattctataaaaaataccctcacatcttataaaaaaaagaatactacTACGGGTttcgaattcgggacccaaaaagTGTCCCGAATAGTGTaagttttttccttctttttttctttttttttatgtatttttttaatcatcataaatatttttaaacaaaataaaaaaaattacaatatcattaaaaaatattttcttaatcattcagtaaaaatacaaaaaaaaatctcatttgtgATACTTTTTGGGTCTCGAATTCGGGACCTAAagcatttttcaataaaaaaaaaaaaaactataaatataaaatgtgagagTAAATAatgacatatacataaaaattcTCTACTCAAATAGGCAAACAATCAAAATATGTCGCCTTAGAAAAATGTGATATAGGATGACAAGCAAAATCCTTAAACAGTGATACCCgcctatctatatatatatatatgaaaataagcAACACAATGTCCATAGTATTACCATTTGAAGTAAGAGTAATGCAGGATACAACTATTTTTACGAAAGAGACAACTtatacctattttttttatcattattttttttaaaaaaaataaagggtatttttataaaattatcatttttacaaGTATGTTGTACAAAAATATCTCCTATTTAAAACGgagttgtaaaaaattattatagctTTTGTCATTTTCCAAatcataaataactcaatttcTGCTTATCATGACACTTCAATCCGTTTGtataatagaaaaatacatgaatttgtAAATGAAGAACTaactttataactttattttagCACTTAACTCTTTCTATTATTCAACTATTCATAATCTTTTAATCATTATTCCTTTATCATTCTCTATTGTTGtattaaataaatgagaaattatttattatcttttatttaactgtcaattattttatatcacGCCAAGAGATGATAAcaaaaatagttaaaatgattatgaatagtatttttatttttattctcaaatacaaaatcggtgCTGGAATAAGAATCTGAAAGGAGGGGGATCAAAATGGCAAAAC carries:
- the LOC108989568 gene encoding trafficking protein particle complex subunit 11 isoform X1, producing MVESGRRRQNYRELNRYRSKSTPSHSEIPSEVMEEYPEELRTPPVSLVSLVGCPELHAAISKHLHSEQPPINTLALPDFSNVSLFSRTPKGDDPSPAHVVPGILKRDWLLKHRTRVPSVLAALFSSDQLSGDPAQWLQVCSLLDQIKAVLRSRNIKFLLLVVVPHGDDIGEDRMLALRKRAELDSKYVVILKPDEPSELKQSLSRLGSALAELANTYYRDEGKRIKLRIEKKTSSSSSIELHIRYCFKVAVYAEFRRDWAEALRFYEDAYHTLREMVGTSKRLPAIQRLVEIKTVAEQLHFKISTLLLHGGKVGEAVTWFRQHNASYRRLVGTPEAVFLHWEWMSRQFLVFGELLDKSSAAIANISSLVLGTADKPLSEWESRPAYYYQLAAHYLKEKRASLELALSMSETGNEMDNNAESVVPSAYVGQFARLLEQGDEFAMQPLTDEEYICFAVAEGKRFQDSYEIIALLKKSYESYSNLKVQRMGSFCGFQIGKEYYMAGEFNNAKQLFDDIASLYRREGWVTLLWEVLGYLRECARKYGTVKDFIEYSLEMAALPVSSGTDTQSFYRENDPAGPASLARREEIHKDVFGLVIEESGLSSAESNNDLKITVDNPLHLEIDLVSPLRLVLLASVAFHEQKIKPSAPTLITLSLLSQLPLTVEIDQLEVQFNQSNCNFIIMNAQRPPLADTADDKQGRRAETSSSLTLSTNKWLRLTYDVKSEYFMTDSDQSGKLECTSVIAKMGPHFTICCRAESPASMEDLPLFKYEDRVETSPTKDPALAFSGQKATQIEEPDPQVDLNLGASGPALVGERFIVPVTVSSVGHAVYSGELKINLVDVRGGSLFSPRETEAYSLDSHHVELVGISVPEGKDETQMDTDEINKIQKSFGLFSVPFLKCGESWSCKLEIKWHRPKPVMLYVSLGYSPHSFESTAQKVNVHKSLQIEGKAAIVISHRFMLPFRQDPLLLSRIKAVADSDLPASLPRNETCILLVSAKNSAEVPLQLLGMSLQEDIEDTGRPCSVQHEGEDLLEPALLVPGEEFKKVFTVISEDDSSKLTLGTACVTWMRDSGSKAASVLTKQTLPDVNVESPPLVVSLDCPPYAILGDPFTYLVKIRNHTILLQELKFSLADAQSFVLSGSHNDTAFVLPKSEHILSYKLVPLASGVQQMPRFTVTAVRYSVGFQPSIAASTIFVFPSKPHFKGADVGDRRIGSLVAE
- the LOC108989568 gene encoding trafficking protein particle complex subunit 11 isoform X2, encoding MVESGRRRQNYRELNRYRSKSTPSHSEIPSEVMEEYPEELRTPPVSLVSLVGCPELHAAISKHLHSEQPPINTLALPDFSNVSLFSRTPKGDDPSPAHVVPGILKRDWLLKHRTRVPSVLAALFSSDQLSGDPAQWLQVCSLLDQIKAVLRSRNIKFLLLVVVPHGDDIGEDRMLALRKRAELDSKYVVILKPDEPSELKQSLSRLGSALAELANTYYRDEGKRIKLRIEKKTSSSSSIELHIRYCFKVAVYAEFRRDWAEALRFYEDAYHTLREMVGTSKRLPAIQRLVEIKTVAEQLHFKISTLLLHGGKVGEAVTWFRQHNASYRRLVGTPEAVFLHWEWMSRQFLVFGELLDKSSAAIANISSLVLGTADKPLSEWESRPAYYYQLAAHYLKEKRASLELALSMSETGNEMDNNAESVVPSAYVGQFARLLEQGDEFAMQPLTDEEYICFAVAEGKRFQDSYEIIALLKKSYESYSNLKVQRMGSFCGFQIGKEYYMAGEFNNAKQLFDDIASLYRREGWVTLLWEVLGYLRECARKYGTVKDFIEYSLEMAALPVSSGTDTQSFYRENDPAGPASLARREEIHKDVFGLVIEESGLSSAESNNDLKITVDNPLHLEIDLVSPLRLVLLASVAFHEQKIKPSAPTLITLSLLSQLPLTVEIDQLEVQFNQSNCNFIIMNAQRPPLADTADDKQGRRAETSSSLTLSTNKWLRLTYDVKSDQSGKLECTSVIAKMGPHFTICCRAESPASMEDLPLFKYEDRVETSPTKDPALAFSGQKATQIEEPDPQVDLNLGASGPALVGERFIVPVTVSSVGHAVYSGELKINLVDVRGGSLFSPRETEAYSLDSHHVELVGISVPEGKDETQMDTDEINKIQKSFGLFSVPFLKCGESWSCKLEIKWHRPKPVMLYVSLGYSPHSFESTAQKVNVHKSLQIEGKAAIVISHRFMLPFRQDPLLLSRIKAVADSDLPASLPRNETCILLVSAKNSAEVPLQLLGMSLQEDIEDTGRPCSVQHEGEDLLEPALLVPGEEFKKVFTVISEDDSSKLTLGTACVTWMRDSGSKAASVLTKQTLPDVNVESPPLVVSLDCPPYAILGDPFTYLVKIRNHTILLQELKFSLADAQSFVLSGSHNDTAFVLPKSEHILSYKLVPLASGVQQMPRFTVTAVRYSVGFQPSIAASTIFVFPSKPHFKGADVGDRRIGSLVAE